Proteins from one Paraburkholderia sp. BL10I2N1 genomic window:
- the dacB gene encoding D-alanyl-D-alanine carboxypeptidase/D-alanyl-D-alanine-endopeptidase — MTNAFFSSLARRLPVRPLSSVFNTTSYRLGKPGAALPTQPLRAAAMLPGCAAFALMLALALAAPLPAHARVKATHPAVNVSTVLPPSVMAGLERAHVPLSAISVVVEKVGDRTPIVALNAGKPMMPASTMKLVTTYAGLSILGPDYRWRTSAYADGTVDGNGVLHGNLYIQGTGDPKLVPEELIDLVQKIRNAGINGIDGALVLDKRFFDPSTRDLPPFDDDVTAPYNVGPDPLLYAFKSLSFTLTPSPDGTVAVDVLPALAQLQIDNQLHATGGPCRGESTAVTPTVTPMPNGTVSASFAGDYPLRCGDRTINVAVLDHSAFFAGGFLALWQRTGGTFNGTMREGAVPAGTRPIAVHEGPVLSDIVRDINKYSNNTMARNLFLTIGAAIYKAPATPQKSIDAVDTFMHRSALPTEYLQLENGSGLSRDEHITALSLADLLQSANSSPVAQVFVESLPIAGVDGTMRNRLTTLPVGGNAHIKTGTLRDVRAIAGYVASADGESYVVVSFINDEHAEAARAAHDSLLEWIYKGPSTAMPAAPEEPRGKARRNPSRRNPR, encoded by the coding sequence ATGACGAACGCATTTTTCTCTTCACTTGCGCGCCGCCTGCCGGTTCGCCCTCTTTCGTCTGTTTTCAACACTACGTCGTACCGTCTGGGCAAGCCCGGCGCCGCGCTCCCTACACAGCCGTTGCGCGCCGCTGCGATGCTGCCCGGCTGCGCGGCGTTCGCGCTCATGCTTGCGCTCGCTCTGGCCGCGCCGTTGCCGGCGCACGCGCGCGTCAAGGCCACCCATCCTGCCGTCAACGTCAGCACGGTGCTGCCACCTTCGGTCATGGCCGGGCTCGAGCGCGCGCATGTCCCGCTGTCCGCGATCAGCGTCGTGGTGGAAAAGGTCGGCGACCGCACGCCGATCGTCGCGCTCAATGCCGGCAAACCGATGATGCCCGCCTCGACGATGAAGCTCGTCACGACCTATGCCGGCCTTTCGATCCTCGGCCCCGACTATCGCTGGCGCACGAGTGCGTATGCCGACGGCACCGTCGACGGCAACGGCGTGCTGCACGGCAACCTCTACATTCAGGGCACGGGCGACCCGAAACTCGTGCCGGAAGAACTGATCGACCTCGTGCAGAAAATCCGCAATGCCGGCATCAACGGGATCGACGGAGCACTCGTGCTCGACAAACGCTTCTTCGATCCGTCGACGCGCGATCTGCCGCCGTTCGACGACGACGTCACGGCGCCGTACAACGTCGGTCCGGATCCGCTGCTGTATGCGTTCAAATCGCTGTCGTTCACGCTGACGCCGTCGCCGGATGGCACCGTCGCGGTCGACGTGTTGCCCGCCCTCGCACAACTGCAGATCGACAACCAGCTGCACGCGACAGGCGGCCCGTGCCGCGGCGAATCGACCGCCGTTACACCCACCGTCACGCCGATGCCAAACGGCACGGTGTCCGCGTCGTTCGCCGGCGACTACCCGCTGCGCTGCGGCGACCGCACGATCAACGTCGCCGTGCTGGATCACTCGGCATTCTTTGCCGGCGGCTTCCTTGCGCTCTGGCAACGGACTGGAGGCACCTTCAATGGCACGATGCGAGAAGGCGCGGTGCCCGCCGGCACGCGCCCGATTGCGGTCCACGAAGGGCCGGTGCTATCTGACATCGTTCGCGACATCAACAAGTACAGTAACAACACGATGGCGCGCAACCTGTTCCTGACGATTGGTGCGGCAATCTACAAGGCGCCTGCGACGCCACAAAAATCGATCGACGCCGTCGACACCTTCATGCACCGCAGCGCGCTGCCGACCGAGTATCTGCAGCTCGAAAACGGCTCCGGGCTGTCGCGTGACGAGCACATTACCGCCCTCTCGCTCGCCGACCTGCTGCAGTCGGCCAACTCCAGCCCGGTTGCGCAGGTATTCGTCGAATCGCTGCCGATTGCTGGCGTCGACGGCACGATGCGCAACCGGCTGACGACACTACCCGTCGGGGGCAACGCGCATATCAAGACCGGCACGCTGCGCGACGTGCGCGCCATCGCCGGTTACGTCGCGTCGGCGGACGGCGAGAGCTATGTCGTCGTCAGCTTCATCAACGATGAGCACGCTGAAGCGGCGCGGGCCGCTCATGACTCGCTGCTCGAATGGATCTATAAGGGCCCGTCGACGGCCATGCCCGCCGCGCCCGAGGAACCACGCGGCAAGGCCAGGAGAAACCCGAGTCGCCGCAATCCGCGTTGA
- a CDS encoding response regulator, which translates to MRILLVEDDRMIAEGVRKALRGEGFAVDWVQDGESALNAVSGEPYDLVLLDLGLPKRDGLDVLRSLRARGLAIPVLIVTARDAIADRVKGLDAGADDYLVKPFDLDELGARMRALIRRQSGRSDSTIRHGRLTLDPAAHQVTLEGAPVALSAREFALLEALMARPGAVLSKSQLEEKMYGWGEEIGSNTVEVYIHALRKKLGADVIRNVRGLGYMLAKDV; encoded by the coding sequence ATGCGCATACTGCTTGTCGAAGACGACCGGATGATTGCCGAAGGCGTGCGCAAGGCGCTGCGCGGCGAGGGCTTTGCCGTTGACTGGGTGCAGGACGGCGAATCCGCGTTGAACGCGGTGTCAGGCGAACCTTACGATCTCGTGCTGCTGGACCTGGGTCTGCCGAAACGCGATGGTCTCGATGTACTGCGTTCGCTGCGTGCCCGCGGCCTGGCGATTCCCGTGTTGATCGTCACCGCGCGCGACGCGATCGCGGATCGCGTCAAGGGACTCGATGCCGGTGCCGACGATTACCTCGTCAAACCCTTCGATCTCGACGAACTCGGCGCCCGCATGCGCGCGCTGATTCGGCGCCAGTCGGGCCGCAGCGATTCGACGATCCGCCACGGCCGGCTCACGCTCGATCCTGCGGCACATCAGGTCACACTCGAAGGTGCGCCGGTCGCCTTGTCCGCGCGCGAATTTGCGCTGCTCGAAGCGCTGATGGCGCGGCCGGGGGCGGTGCTGTCGAAGAGCCAGCTCGAAGAAAAAATGTACGGGTGGGGTGAGGAGATCGGCAGCAACACGGTTGAAGTCTATATCCACGCGCTGCGCAAAAAGCTTGGCGCGGACGTGATCCGCAATGTGCGCGGTCTCGGTTACATGCTCGCGAAGGATGTCTGA
- a CDS encoding ATP-binding protein: MRSIRRQLLFWLLAIVLAGVGIAGWLIYRQALAEANELFDYQLQEIAAALPAEPFSQVLGSQDTGDEGIVLQIWNRNGMLMYYSHPRAPLAPRAELGFTTEHTDRGDWRVYGAIVGDNVVQLAQPVSVRNRLAANVALRTLWPLIVLLPLLGLAVWIVVGRGLKPLRRVTDALDTRHPEALDPLPDRRLPQEVQPLVHALNGLLERLATALHTQRAFVADAAHELRTPLAALQIQSQLVARARDDSSRQEALDDLQAGVTRATRLAEQLLALARAEPDGRVSTTALDLHALLDECVVACVPLAQQRNVDLGIDTNEPATVTGDAEALRVMFNNLLDNATKYTPAGGRVDVSLKVEGGRPVVRIADAGPGIPVEERERVFDRFYRVGAGANRVRTDVAGSGLGLAIVKRIALQHEVQLTLGESAAGGLLVTVRF; the protein is encoded by the coding sequence ATGCGCTCGATTCGCCGTCAACTGCTGTTCTGGCTGCTCGCAATCGTGCTTGCCGGGGTGGGCATCGCGGGCTGGCTGATCTATCGTCAGGCACTCGCCGAAGCGAACGAATTGTTCGATTATCAGTTGCAGGAGATCGCCGCCGCGCTGCCCGCCGAGCCTTTTTCGCAGGTGCTCGGCTCCCAGGATACAGGCGACGAAGGCATCGTGCTGCAAATCTGGAATCGTAACGGCATGCTGATGTATTACTCGCATCCGCGCGCGCCGCTCGCGCCACGCGCCGAACTCGGCTTCACGACGGAGCACACCGATCGCGGCGACTGGCGCGTGTACGGTGCGATCGTCGGCGATAACGTCGTGCAGCTGGCACAACCGGTTTCGGTGCGCAACCGGCTCGCGGCGAACGTGGCGCTGCGCACCTTGTGGCCGCTGATTGTCCTGCTGCCGTTACTCGGTCTGGCGGTGTGGATCGTCGTCGGGCGCGGTCTGAAGCCGCTGCGGCGCGTGACGGATGCGCTCGATACGCGTCATCCCGAAGCACTCGATCCGTTGCCGGACCGACGCCTGCCGCAGGAAGTCCAGCCGCTCGTACACGCCCTGAATGGACTGCTGGAGCGGCTTGCCACGGCACTCCATACGCAGAGGGCGTTTGTCGCCGATGCTGCGCACGAATTGCGCACTCCGCTTGCTGCATTGCAGATCCAGTCGCAACTCGTCGCCCGCGCGCGCGACGACAGCTCGCGTCAGGAAGCGCTCGATGATCTGCAGGCGGGCGTTACGCGCGCGACGCGTCTTGCCGAACAGCTCCTTGCCCTGGCCCGCGCCGAACCCGATGGGCGTGTCTCGACAACGGCACTGGACCTGCATGCGCTTCTCGACGAATGTGTGGTGGCATGCGTGCCGCTCGCGCAGCAGCGCAACGTCGATCTCGGCATCGACACAAATGAACCAGCGACCGTGACCGGTGACGCCGAAGCGCTGCGTGTCATGTTCAACAATCTGCTCGACAACGCGACGAAATACACCCCGGCGGGTGGGCGGGTCGATGTGAGCCTCAAGGTCGAGGGCGGCCGTCCGGTCGTGCGTATCGCCGACGCGGGGCCGGGCATTCCGGTTGAGGAGCGCGAGCGTGTCTTCGACCGCTTCTATCGCGTCGGCGCAGGCGCAAACCGCGTACGCACCGACGTCGCGGGCAGCGGTCTTGGGCTCGCGATCGTCAAACGCATCGCGCTTCAACACGAGGTGCAACTGACGCTGGGGGAATCGGCGGCAGGCGGCCTGCTTGTGACCGTGCGGTTCTGA
- a CDS encoding DegQ family serine endoprotease has product MTAKILSRSAVAVAVAVALSAGYIAGHRNVPTPEIITPVQAAMMPAEAAAKTGIPDFSGLVETYGPAVVNISAKHVVKQTAQRSGNGAQLPMDPSDPLYQFYRHFFGGIPGQGGPGAGGDDQPDTPSASLGSGFIISGDGYILTNAHVVDGANVVTVKLTDKREFKAKVVGADKQSDVAVLKIEAGNLPTVKIGDPRQSKVGQWVVAIGSPYGFDNTVTSGIISAKSRSLPNENYTPFIQTDVPVNPGNSGGPLFNLQGEVIGINSMIYSQTGGFQGLSFAIPISEAMKVKDDLVATGHVSRGRLGVAVQSVNQSLANSFGMKTPQGALVSSVDSSGPAAKAGLQPGDVILSVNGTPVADSSDLPSQVASLKPGTSADVQVWRDKATKTLKVTIGALSDAKVASKDTPAEEQGRLGVAVRPLTPEEKSSASLSHGLLVQQAGGPAASAGIQPGDVILAVNGRPVTSIDQLKQMVAKAGDSIALLIQRDDAQIFVPVDLG; this is encoded by the coding sequence ATGACAGCAAAAATCCTCTCCCGCAGTGCAGTTGCCGTGGCCGTTGCCGTCGCATTGTCGGCGGGCTACATAGCGGGACATCGCAACGTTCCGACGCCCGAAATCATCACACCGGTGCAAGCGGCGATGATGCCGGCCGAAGCCGCCGCGAAGACCGGGATTCCCGATTTCTCCGGCCTCGTCGAAACGTACGGCCCGGCCGTGGTCAACATCAGCGCGAAGCACGTCGTCAAACAGACTGCGCAACGCAGCGGTAACGGCGCGCAGTTGCCGATGGATCCAAGCGATCCGCTCTATCAGTTCTACCGTCACTTCTTCGGCGGTATCCCCGGTCAGGGTGGTCCCGGCGCGGGCGGCGACGATCAGCCGGACACACCGAGTGCGAGCCTCGGTTCCGGGTTCATCATCAGCGGCGACGGCTACATTCTGACCAACGCGCACGTCGTCGACGGCGCTAACGTCGTCACCGTCAAGCTGACCGACAAACGTGAGTTCAAGGCGAAGGTCGTCGGGGCGGACAAACAGTCCGACGTCGCCGTACTGAAAATCGAAGCGGGCAACCTGCCAACCGTAAAGATCGGCGATCCGCGTCAGAGCAAGGTCGGCCAATGGGTCGTCGCAATCGGCTCGCCGTATGGTTTCGACAATACGGTGACCTCGGGCATCATCAGCGCGAAGTCGCGTTCGCTGCCGAATGAAAACTACACGCCGTTCATCCAGACTGACGTGCCGGTGAACCCGGGAAATTCTGGCGGTCCGTTGTTTAACCTGCAGGGCGAAGTGATCGGCATCAACTCGATGATCTATTCGCAGACGGGTGGTTTCCAAGGCCTTTCGTTCGCCATCCCGATCAGCGAGGCAATGAAGGTCAAGGACGACCTCGTCGCGACGGGTCACGTCAGCCGTGGACGTCTCGGTGTTGCCGTGCAGTCGGTGAACCAGTCGCTTGCCAACTCGTTCGGTATGAAGACGCCGCAAGGCGCACTGGTGAGTTCGGTCGATTCCAGCGGACCGGCCGCGAAGGCCGGATTGCAACCGGGCGACGTGATCCTGTCGGTGAACGGCACGCCGGTGGCCGACTCGTCGGATCTGCCGTCCCAGGTGGCCAGCCTGAAGCCGGGCACGTCGGCCGACGTCCAGGTCTGGCGTGACAAGGCGACCAAGACTCTGAAGGTGACGATCGGTGCGCTGTCGGATGCGAAGGTCGCATCAAAAGATACGCCGGCCGAGGAACAGGGTCGCCTGGGGGTTGCGGTTCGGCCGCTGACACCTGAGGAAAAGAGCAGTGCGTCCCTGTCGCACGGGTTGCTGGTTCAGCAGGCGGGTGGTCCGGCGGCGAGCGCTGGCATTCAGCCGGGCGATGTGATCCTCGCCGTCAACGGCCGTCCGGTGACGAGTATCGACCAACTGAAGCAGATGGTTGCCAAGGCGGGCGATAGCATTGCGCTCCTGATCCAGCGCGACGATGCGCAGATTTTTGTGCCGGTCGACCTCGGTTGA
- a CDS encoding carboxypeptidase regulatory-like domain-containing protein, protein MKTEGTQGRILTVAVAAALALGLAGGAYAQQASDTTGGTTTDNTSAGNTNGGGMPQVQQQGDVSFVSGGVGLDESRALQAAQSQWPLSLRFTGPASNFLANVHVRIVDAQGGDVLTATSRGPFMLVRLRPGRYSVHAAYEDREQTRTVSVPPTGTARASFYWNTQ, encoded by the coding sequence ATGAAGACAGAAGGTACACAGGGAAGAATCCTGACGGTGGCCGTGGCTGCGGCGCTGGCACTCGGTCTCGCGGGCGGCGCGTATGCGCAGCAGGCGAGCGACACCACGGGCGGCACCACGACCGACAACACGAGCGCGGGTAATACCAACGGCGGCGGCATGCCACAGGTTCAGCAGCAAGGCGACGTGTCGTTCGTCTCGGGCGGCGTCGGGCTCGATGAGTCGAGAGCCTTACAGGCCGCACAGAGCCAGTGGCCACTGTCGCTGCGCTTCACCGGCCCGGCTTCCAACTTTCTAGCGAACGTTCATGTCCGGATTGTCGACGCGCAAGGCGGCGACGTGCTGACCGCAACGTCGCGCGGCCCGTTCATGCTGGTGCGGCTGCGGCCTGGCCGCTATTCGGTCCATGCGGCGTACGAAGATCGCGAGCAGACCAGGACGGTCAGCGTGCCGCCCACGGGCACGGCCCGGGCGTCCTTCTACTGGAATACCCAGTGA